A genomic region of Blattabacterium cuenoti contains the following coding sequences:
- the coaE gene encoding dephospho-CoA kinase (Dephospho-CoA kinase (CoaE) performs the final step in coenzyme A biosynthesis.): protein MKYFLIGITGKMGSGKSLFSSFFEKKGIPVYSSDKRGKILMNKIDNIKKNIIKFFGKKSYEKNRINTNFLSEKVFQDPIALKLLCSIVHPWVFLDFKNWILSQKKNLYFIRESALLFESGAYKNCDLIITLTSPIEIMIERVMKRDNLKEDQIMNRLNVQISNREKIKHSHIIIENIQDISFLEKEAKKIHKEIISKIYKNGKRR from the coding sequence ATGAAATATTTTTTAATAGGAATTACCGGAAAAATGGGTTCTGGAAAAAGTCTATTTTCCTCTTTCTTCGAGAAAAAAGGAATTCCTGTTTATTCCTCTGACAAAAGGGGAAAAATATTAATGAACAAAATTGATAATATCAAAAAAAATATCATAAAATTTTTTGGAAAAAAATCCTATGAAAAAAATAGAATAAACACCAATTTTTTATCTGAAAAAGTATTTCAAGATCCTATTGCATTAAAATTATTATGTTCCATTGTTCACCCTTGGGTTTTTTTAGATTTTAAAAATTGGATTTTATCTCAAAAAAAAAATTTATATTTCATCAGAGAATCTGCTCTTTTGTTTGAAAGTGGAGCATATAAAAACTGTGATTTAATTATAACTTTAACTTCTCCTATAGAAATAATGATTGAAAGAGTAATGAAAAGAGACAATTTAAAAGAAGATCAAATTATGAACCGTCTTAATGTTCAAATTTCTAACAGAGAAAAAATAAAACATTCTCATATAATCATTGAAAACATTCAAGATATTTCTTTTTTAGAAAAGGAAGCAAAAAAAATACATAAAGAAATTATTTCAAAAATTTATAAAAATGGGAAAAGGAGATAA
- a CDS encoding chorismate-binding protein, producing MANINVINLYKKIIQNYWDNRSFVLFKKPYEKKIYLFSQDEKSKKENNFFLIVSFNQNTVIKIYTKTIYSMDIEYSKEMCHFISPLRNLESSLLIYSKKYKNSIEKAIETIKKNKDFEKVVLSRYMKIPFHNLYLKETFQKLIYSYPNAFITLWYDFNHGFWLGASPELLVKCYNKELKTVALAGTIWGNHKWTNKEVKEHNVVIKYLVNFFKKFSGNICVEKTRILNMGHLHHLETPISFSFLEKPNYFKILYEMSPTPSICGFPKKNSLDYIQKYEGYQRDFYTGYFGPVYDGGNKIELYLNLRCAKIKMDKKEIVLYAGSGITKDSDVNKEYAETENKFKNILSNFIFD from the coding sequence ATGGCAAATATAAATGTGATTAATTTATATAAAAAAATAATCCAAAATTATTGGGACAATAGAAGTTTTGTACTTTTTAAAAAACCCTATGAGAAAAAAATTTATTTATTTTCTCAAGATGAGAAATCTAAAAAAGAAAATAATTTTTTTTTAATTGTCAGTTTTAATCAAAATACTGTTATAAAAATTTATACAAAAACAATTTATTCTATGGACATAGAATATTCCAAAGAAATGTGTCATTTCATTTCTCCATTACGAAATTTGGAATCTTCTTTATTAATCTATTCAAAAAAATATAAGAATTCGATTGAAAAAGCTATCGAAACCATAAAAAAGAATAAAGATTTTGAAAAAGTAGTTTTATCTAGATATATGAAGATTCCATTTCATAATTTATATTTGAAGGAAACTTTTCAGAAGCTTATATATTCCTATCCAAATGCATTTATTACTCTATGGTATGACTTTAATCACGGTTTTTGGTTAGGGGCATCTCCGGAACTACTAGTAAAATGTTATAATAAAGAGTTAAAAACTGTAGCATTAGCTGGTACAATTTGGGGTAATCATAAATGGACAAATAAAGAAGTAAAAGAGCATAACGTGGTAATAAAATATCTTGTTAATTTTTTTAAAAAATTTTCTGGAAATATTTGTGTAGAAAAAACTAGAATTTTGAATATGGGTCATCTACATCATTTAGAAACGCCTATTAGTTTTTCTTTTTTAGAAAAACCAAATTATTTTAAAATACTATACGAGATGTCTCCTACACCTTCTATATGTGGATTTCCTAAGAAAAATTCTTTAGATTATATACAGAAATATGAAGGATATCAAAGAGATTTCTATACAGGTTATTTTGGTCCTGTTTATGATGGAGGGAATAAAATAGAATTATATCTTAACTTAAGGTGTGCAAAGATAAAAATGGATAAAAAAGAAATTGTTTTATATGCAGGAAGTGGAATAACAAAGGATAGTGATGTTAATAAAGAATATGCTGAAACAGAAAACAAATTCAAAAACATTCTTTCTAATTTTATTTTTGATTAA
- a CDS encoding zinc metallopeptidase, whose product MTYYWIVGITFFVSVIVSRILKNKFRIYSELYLHNHMSGKEIAEKMLTDNGIYDVSVISVEGELTDHYNPMNKTVNLSERVYHDKTAAAAAVAAHECGHVLQHKLGYNMLKLRNQLVPILNFSSRFTNLVLMSGLAIFYSSGGKNAFLLQLGIGLFSLAVLFSFITLPIEFDASKRALSWLKNKNIVSYQEYDTAKDSLKWASMTYVVSALGSLAQLIYFMSIFSDKKDD is encoded by the coding sequence ATGACTTACTATTGGATTGTTGGCATCACATTTTTTGTTAGTGTTATTGTTAGTAGAATATTAAAAAATAAATTTAGAATTTATTCTGAACTGTATTTGCACAATCATATGAGTGGAAAAGAAATAGCAGAAAAAATGTTAACTGATAATGGAATTTATGATGTTAGCGTTATATCTGTTGAAGGAGAATTAACAGATCATTATAATCCGATGAATAAAACAGTTAATTTAAGTGAAAGGGTTTATCATGATAAAACAGCAGCTGCGGCTGCTGTAGCTGCTCATGAATGTGGTCATGTATTGCAGCATAAATTAGGTTACAATATGTTAAAATTACGGAATCAATTAGTTCCTATTTTAAATTTTAGTTCTAGATTCACAAATTTAGTTCTTATGTCTGGACTTGCGATTTTCTATAGTTCAGGGGGAAAGAATGCATTTCTTCTCCAATTAGGAATAGGTTTATTTTCCTTGGCTGTGCTTTTTTCTTTTATTACTCTTCCAATAGAATTTGACGCAAGCAAAAGGGCTTTAAGTTGGTTAAAAAATAAAAATATAGTTTCATATCAAGAATATGACACTGCAAAAGATTCTCTGAAATGGGCTTCTATGACATATGTAGTTTCCGCGTTAGGAAGTTTGGCTCAATTAATATATTTTATGTCTATTTTTAGCGACAAGAAAGATGATTAA
- the nusB gene encoding transcription antitermination factor NusB, with the protein MPTLLYNKKFMPLKKMLIRRYFRIRSLQFLYAQHLSKMDSSKVEENMLRSIDELHDLYIYLLHLILKIRDKALKINQLQPKNNKISPVQRIAYNSVIKILSNNKYLLEYDNSEKILWEKQDQYVLFLLKEIQKSNFCDIQEYNFSFEKDKSFLIKYYKNFVIPNKKLIEYIEDIYINGSNDLYIAHMMVCKTLQFIQLSTPKNFKLYNVYRNDENKKFLVNLYRNTIFHKNEFNELINNISNNWNIERIAVIDLIILQMAICEFLYFPSIPPKATMNEYIEIAKIFCMDKSKIFINGILDQVFKLLHKNNKIFKVGKGLK; encoded by the coding sequence ATGCCTACATTATTGTATAATAAAAAATTTATGCCATTAAAAAAAATGTTAATTAGGCGATATTTTAGAATAAGAAGTTTGCAATTTTTATATGCTCAGCATTTGTCTAAGATGGATTCAAGTAAAGTAGAAGAAAACATGCTTCGAAGTATTGATGAATTACATGATTTATATATTTATCTTCTTCATTTAATATTAAAAATTAGAGATAAAGCACTAAAAATAAATCAGCTTCAGCCTAAAAATAATAAAATTAGTCCTGTACAAAGGATTGCATATAATTCTGTAATAAAAATATTATCTAATAATAAATATTTGTTAGAATATGATAATTCTGAAAAAATTTTATGGGAAAAACAAGATCAGTACGTTCTTTTTTTATTAAAGGAAATACAAAAATCTAATTTTTGTGATATTCAAGAATATAATTTTTCTTTTGAAAAAGATAAAAGCTTTCTTATAAAATATTACAAAAATTTTGTTATTCCTAATAAAAAATTAATAGAATACATAGAAGATATATATATAAATGGATCAAATGATTTATATATAGCACATATGATGGTATGTAAAACTTTACAATTTATTCAATTATCTACTCCGAAAAATTTTAAATTATATAATGTTTATAGAAACGATGAAAATAAAAAATTTCTCGTAAACTTATATAGAAACACAATTTTTCATAAAAATGAATTCAATGAATTAATTAATAATATATCCAATAATTGGAATATAGAAAGGATAGCTGTAATTGATTTAATTATATTACAAATGGCTATTTGTGAATTCTTATACTTTCCAAGTATTCCTCCAAAAGCAACTATGAATGAATACATAGAAATTGCTAAAATTTTTTGTATGGATAAAAGTAAAATTTTTATTAATGGCATTTTAGATCAAGTATTTAAATTATTGCATAAAAACAACAAAATTTTCAAAGTAGGAAAAGGATTGAAGTAA
- a CDS encoding NAD(P)/FAD-dependent oxidoreductase: MNIPTVNNLKRVVIIGAGFAGLQVAKKLKRDKFQVVLIDKNNYHTFQPLLYQVATAGLEPDSIAHSIRTIIKKTKNFFFRLANVHYINTEKQKIYTNVGDLFYDYLIMATGSVTNYFGNKNIEHFALPMKSIPEALNLRSLILQDFESALLTKDSKERERLMTFVIVGGGPTGVELAGALAEMKKYVLPHDYPDLDIQRMNIHLLQATPRLLDGMSEESAKQAFKNLKELGVNIWLDCLVKDYDGKIVFINANKSIESANVIWAAGVKGAIIKGFIKEDIEGQRILVNDYLKALRYKNIFAIGDVAYMIKNPSYPNGHPMMAQPAIQQGNYLANNFNRFLEKKQIKPFRYKNLGTMATIGRNKAVCDFPYFKLKGFLAWIVWMFVHLVSLVGFRNRVIALMNWVIQYFHYNKSVRLIIRPFHRKKINQK, encoded by the coding sequence ATGAATATCCCAACAGTAAACAATCTAAAAAGAGTCGTGATTATTGGTGCAGGATTTGCTGGTTTACAAGTTGCAAAAAAATTGAAAAGAGATAAGTTTCAAGTAGTACTTATAGATAAAAATAATTATCACACTTTTCAACCTTTATTATATCAAGTAGCTACAGCAGGTTTAGAACCAGATTCTATCGCACATTCTATTAGAACAATTATCAAAAAAACGAAAAACTTCTTTTTTAGACTAGCTAATGTTCATTATATCAATACAGAAAAACAAAAAATATATACAAATGTTGGAGACTTATTTTATGATTATTTAATTATGGCCACTGGTTCAGTTACCAATTATTTTGGAAATAAAAATATTGAACATTTTGCTTTACCTATGAAATCCATTCCAGAAGCTTTAAATTTAAGAAGTCTCATATTACAAGATTTTGAATCTGCTTTACTTACTAAAGATTCTAAAGAAAGAGAAAGACTTATGACTTTTGTTATTGTTGGTGGTGGTCCTACTGGAGTAGAATTAGCAGGAGCATTAGCAGAAATGAAAAAATACGTATTACCACACGATTATCCAGATTTGGATATTCAACGTATGAATATACATTTATTGCAAGCTACTCCTAGATTATTAGACGGAATGTCGGAAGAATCTGCAAAACAAGCTTTTAAAAATTTAAAAGAATTAGGAGTCAATATTTGGTTAGATTGCTTGGTTAAAGATTATGACGGAAAAATTGTTTTTATAAATGCAAATAAAAGCATAGAATCTGCTAACGTTATATGGGCCGCTGGAGTAAAAGGTGCTATTATAAAAGGATTTATTAAAGAAGATATAGAAGGACAAAGAATTTTGGTGAATGATTATTTAAAAGCTTTAAGATATAAAAATATTTTTGCTATTGGCGATGTTGCCTACATGATCAAAAATCCATCTTATCCAAATGGACATCCCATGATGGCACAACCAGCTATCCAACAAGGAAATTATTTAGCGAATAATTTCAACCGTTTTTTAGAAAAAAAACAGATAAAACCATTTCGATATAAAAATTTAGGAACTATGGCTACCATTGGTAGAAATAAAGCGGTATGTGATTTTCCATATTTTAAATTAAAAGGTTTTTTGGCATGGATTGTTTGGATGTTCGTTCATTTAGTTAGTTTAGTAGGTTTTAGAAATAGGGTTATCGCATTAATGAATTGGGTGATTCAATATTTTCATTATAATAAAAGTGTAAGACTTATTATAAGACCATTTCATAGAAAAAAAATTAATCAAAAATAA
- a CDS encoding 30S ribosomal protein THX, whose product MGKGDKKTRRGKIRNKTYGNLRPNPRNAASAKKKKKNN is encoded by the coding sequence ATGGGAAAAGGAGATAAAAAAACTAGAAGAGGAAAAATAAGAAATAAAACATATGGAAATCTTCGTCCGAACCCAAGAAATGCTGCTAGTGCTAAAAAGAAAAAAAAGAACAATTAA
- the yajC gene encoding preprotein translocase subunit YajC: MFSILLQQNPITSTLWMFALIFIVFYFFMIRPQIRKQKIEKKFQENIKKGNYIVTNSGIHGKIIEVTDYFYILETIVGKIKLERNTISKELTQLRYGNTISGTTTPKIEKK, encoded by the coding sequence ATGTTTTCCATACTACTACAACAAAATCCTATAACAAGTACTCTTTGGATGTTTGCTTTAATATTTATTGTATTTTATTTTTTCATGATACGTCCACAAATACGAAAACAAAAAATAGAAAAGAAATTCCAGGAAAATATAAAAAAAGGAAATTATATAGTAACGAATTCAGGAATACATGGAAAAATTATAGAAGTCACAGATTACTTTTATATATTAGAAACCATTGTAGGAAAAATAAAACTTGAAAGAAATACTATATCTAAAGAATTAACTCAATTACGTTATGGAAATACTATTAGTGGAACAACAACACCTAAAATAGAAAAAAAATGA